The Mixophyes fleayi isolate aMixFle1 chromosome 1, aMixFle1.hap1, whole genome shotgun sequence genome includes a region encoding these proteins:
- the HTR1A gene encoding 5-hydroxytryptamine receptor 1A, giving the protein MDAFNNTTSSDYSSEKGNGTKFEEVALSYQIITSLFLGTLILCAIFGNACVVAAIALERNLQTVANYLIGSLAVTDLMVSVLVLPMAALYQVLNKWTLGQVTCDIFISLDVLCCTSSILHLCAIALDRYWAITDPIDYVNKRTPRRAAILISLTWVVGFSISIPPMLGWRTHEDRSDPDACKISEDPGYTIYSTFGAFYIPLILMLILYGRIFKAARFRIRKTVKKPEKKKVADTCLTVSPATIQRKSNGEPSKNWKRSIEPKPSACVNGAVRHGEDGAVLEIIEVHHHINSKNHLALPNHSSDPTSPTCFEKKNDKSTDAKRKVALARERKTVKTLGIIMGTFIFCWLPFFIVALVLPFCESCHMPRLLYDVINWLGYSNSLLNPIIYAYFNKDFQSAFKKIIKCKFCRQ; this is encoded by the coding sequence ATGGATGCTTTTAATAACACTACCTCTTCGGACTACTCTTCAGAGAAGGGGAACGGTACGAAGTTCGAGGAGGTCGCCCTCAGCTACCAAATTATCACTTCTCTCTTTCTGGGGACTCTGATACTATGTGCGATTTTTGGCAATGCCTGTGTGGTTGCAGCCATAGCATTGGAAAGGAATCTTCAGACAGTGGCCAATTATCTCATTGGCTCCCTTGCAGTCACCGACTTGATGGTCTCCGTTTTGGTATTACCCATGGCAGCACTTTACCAAGTATTGAACAAGTGGACCCTTGGGCAGGTAACctgtgacatttttatttctttagacGTTTTGTGTTGTACCTCTTCCATTCTTCATTTGTGCGCTATAGCTTTGGACAGATACTGGGCTATAACAGACCCAATAGACTACGTGAACAAGCGGACACCTAGACGAGCTGCTATTCTTATTAGTCTGACATGGGTAGTGGGGTTTTCAATATCCATCCCACCCATGCTGGGCTGGAGGACACATGAAGACCGGTCTGATCCTGATGCTTGCAAAATAAGCGAAGACCCTGGTTACACCATTTATTCCACTTTTGGTGCGTTCTATATTCCATTAATTCTAATGTTGATATTATATGGTAGGATATTTAAAGCAGCCCGATTCAGGATTCGCAAGACTGTTAAAAAGCCTGAGAAAAAGAAAGTGGCAGATACCTGTCTGACAGTCTCCCCGGCAACCATACAGCGGAAAAGCAACGGGGAACCCAGCAAGAACTGGAAAAGGAGTATAGAGCCTAAGCCCAGCGCTTGTGTGAATGGGGCAGTGAGGCACGGGGAGGATGGCGCTGTCTTGGAGATCATTGAGGTCCATCATCATATTAACTCTAAAAACCACCTGGCTCTACCAAACCACTCGAGTGACCCCACATCTCCTACCTGCTTCGAGAAAAAGAACGACAAAAGCACAGATGCAAAAAGGAAGGTGGCTTTAGCCAGGGAGAGGAAAACAGTTAAAACTTTAGGTATTATAATGGGCACCTTTATTTTTTGCTGGTTACCATTTTTCATCGTTGCCCTCGTTTTGCCGTTTTGTGAATCCTGCCACATGCCACGCTTGTTGTACGACGTTATCAACTGGCTAGGGTACTCAAACTCCCTCCTTAACCCTATCATATATGcttattttaataaagatttcCAAAGTGCTTTTAAGAAAATCATCAAGTGCAAATTCTGTAGACAGTGA